One window from the genome of Nomascus leucogenys isolate Asia chromosome 12, Asia_NLE_v1, whole genome shotgun sequence encodes:
- the LRIF1 gene encoding ligand-dependent nuclear receptor-interacting factor 1 isoform X3 encodes MSNNLRRVFLKPAEENSGNASRCVSGCMYQVVQTIGSDGKNLLQLLPIPKSSGNLIPLVQSSVMSDALKGNTGKPVQVTFQTQISSSSTSASVQLPIFQPASSSNYFLTRTVDTSEKGRVTSVGTGNFSSSVSKVQSHGVKIDGLTMQTFAVPPSTQKDSSFIVVNTQSLPVTVKSPVLPSGHHLQIPAHAEVKSVPASSLPPSVQQKILATATTSTSGMVEASQMPTVIYVSPVNTVKNVVTKNFQNIYPKPVTEIAKPVILNTTQIPKNVATETQLKGGQHSQAAPVKWIFQDNLQPFTPSLVPVKSSNNVASKILKTFVDRKNLGDNTINMPPLSTIDPSGTRSKNMPIKDNALVMFNGKVYLLAKKGTDVLPSQIDQQNSVSPDTPIRKDTLQTVSSSPVTEISREVVNIVLAKSKSSQMETKSLSNTQLASMANLRAEKNKVEKPSPSTTNPHMNQSSNYLKQSKTLFTNPIFPVGFSTGHNAPRKVTTVIYARKGNVLQSIEKISSSVDATTVTSQQCVFRDQEPKIHNEMASTSDKGAQRRNDKRDSQGRSNKALHLKSDAEFKKIFGLTKDLRVCLTRIPDHLTSGEGFHSFSSLVKSGTYKETEFMVKEGERKQGGLQETLLWKTWKAKVKQQPFCS; translated from the exons TGTTTCAGGCTGCATGTACCAAGTAGTTCAGACGATTGGCTCGGATGGAAAAAATCTTCTGCAATTACTTCCAATTCCTAAGTCTTCTGGAAATCTTATACCACTAGTTCAATCTTCAGTCATGTCTGATGCTTTGAAAGGGAATACAGGAAAACCAGTTCAAGTTACTTTTCAGACTCAGATTTCCAGCTCTTCCACAAGTGCATCAGTTCAATTGCCCATTTTTCAGCCAGCCAGTTCTTCAAACTATTTTCTTACAAGAACAGTAGATACATCAGAAAAAGGTAGAGTTACTTCTGTGGGAACTGGAAATTTTTCTTCATCAGTTTCTAAAGTTCAGAGTCATGGTGTGAAAATTGATGGACTCACCATGCAAACATTTGCTGTTCCTCCCTCAACACAAAAAGACTCATCTTTTATTGTAGTTAATACCCAGAGTCTTCCAGTGACTGTGAAGTCTCCAGTTTTGCCTTCTGGGCATCATTTACAGATTCCAGCCCATGCTGAAGTGAAATCTGTACCAGCGTCATCATTGCCTCCTTCAGTGCAGCAAAAGATACTTGCAACTGCCACCACCAGTACCTCAGGAATGGTTGAGGCCTCCCAAATGCCAACCGTTATTTATGTATCTCCTGTAAATACAGTGAAAAATGTAGTTACCAAGAACTTTCAAAACATTTACCCAAAACCTGTTACAGAAATAGCAAAGCCGGTAATACTAAATACCACACAAATTCCAAAGAATGTTGCTACAGAGACACAATTGAAAGGTGGTCAGCATTCTCAAGCTGCTCCAGTGAAATGGATTTTCCAAGATAATCTACAGCCTTTTACGCCATCTCTTGTTCCTGTTAAGTCTTCAAATAATGTGgcttcaaagattttaaaaacttttgtagaTAGGAAAAATTTGGGAGATAATACTATAAATATGCCACCATTGAGTACCATCGATCCTAGTGGGACGCGATCCAAAAATATGCCTATTAAAGATAATGCTTTGGTTATGTTTAATGGGAAAGTCTATCTGTTGGCTAAAAAGGGGACAGATGTTCTGCCATCACAAATTGACCAACAGAATTCTGTTTCTCCTGATACTCCAATAAGAAAAGACACGTTACAGACAGTGAGTTCAAGTCCAGTCACAGAAATATCCAGAGAGGTTGTAAATATTGTTTTGGCTAAAAGTAAATCTTCCCAGATGGAGACAAAATCACTTTCCAATACCCAGCTTGCTTCCATGGCCAATCTAAGGGCAGAGAAGAATAAAGTGGAGAAACCATCTCCTTCTACCACAAATCCACATATGAACCAATCCAGTAACTACTtaaaacagagtaagactttatTCACAAATCCAATCTTTCCAGTTGGATTTAGTACAGGACACAATGCCCCCAGAAAAGTAACAACCGTCATTTATGCTAGAAAAGGAAATGTCCTCCAGAGCATAGAGAAAATAAGTTCCTCTGTTGATGCAACAACTGTTACTTCACAACAGTGTGTTTTCAGAGACCAAGAACCAAAG ATCCATAATGAGATGGCATCAACATCAGATAAAGGTGCCCAAAGAAGAAATGACAAGAGAGATTCTCAAGGAAGAAGTAATAAGGCATTACATCTGAAGAGTGATGctgaatttaaaaagatatttggcCTTACTAAAGATTTGAGAGTGTGCCTTACTCGAATTCCTGACCATTTGACCTCTGGAGAAGGTTTCCATTCCTTTAGCAGTTTGGTAAAGAGTGGTACTTACAAAGAGACAGAGTTTATggtgaaggaaggagagagaaaacag
- the LRIF1 gene encoding ligand-dependent nuclear receptor-interacting factor 1 isoform X1 has translation MSNNLRRVFLKPAEENSGNASRCVSGCMYQVVQTIGSDGKNLLQLLPIPKSSGNLIPLVQSSVMSDALKGNTGKPVQVTFQTQISSSSTSASVQLPIFQPASSSNYFLTRTVDTSEKGRVTSVGTGNFSSSVSKVQSHGVKIDGLTMQTFAVPPSTQKDSSFIVVNTQSLPVTVKSPVLPSGHHLQIPAHAEVKSVPASSLPPSVQQKILATATTSTSGMVEASQMPTVIYVSPVNTVKNVVTKNFQNIYPKPVTEIAKPVILNTTQIPKNVATETQLKGGQHSQAAPVKWIFQDNLQPFTPSLVPVKSSNNVASKILKTFVDRKNLGDNTINMPPLSTIDPSGTRSKNMPIKDNALVMFNGKVYLLAKKGTDVLPSQIDQQNSVSPDTPIRKDTLQTVSSSPVTEISREVVNIVLAKSKSSQMETKSLSNTQLASMANLRAEKNKVEKPSPSTTNPHMNQSSNYLKQSKTLFTNPIFPVGFSTGHNAPRKVTTVIYARKGNVLQSIEKISSSVDATTVTSQQCVFRDQEPKIHNEMASTSDKGAQRRNDKRDSQGRSNKALHLKSDAEFKKIFGLTKDLRVCLTRIPDHLTSGEGFHSFSSLVKSGTYKETEFMVKEGERKQQNFDKKRKAKTIKKMDHIKKRKTENAYNAIINGEANVTSSQPLSSIVPTSDVSQHNILTSHSKTRQEKRTEMEYYTHEKQEKGTLNSNAAYEQSHFFNNNYTEDIFPVTPPELEETIRDEKIRRLKKVLREKEAALEEMRKKMHQK, from the exons TGTTTCAGGCTGCATGTACCAAGTAGTTCAGACGATTGGCTCGGATGGAAAAAATCTTCTGCAATTACTTCCAATTCCTAAGTCTTCTGGAAATCTTATACCACTAGTTCAATCTTCAGTCATGTCTGATGCTTTGAAAGGGAATACAGGAAAACCAGTTCAAGTTACTTTTCAGACTCAGATTTCCAGCTCTTCCACAAGTGCATCAGTTCAATTGCCCATTTTTCAGCCAGCCAGTTCTTCAAACTATTTTCTTACAAGAACAGTAGATACATCAGAAAAAGGTAGAGTTACTTCTGTGGGAACTGGAAATTTTTCTTCATCAGTTTCTAAAGTTCAGAGTCATGGTGTGAAAATTGATGGACTCACCATGCAAACATTTGCTGTTCCTCCCTCAACACAAAAAGACTCATCTTTTATTGTAGTTAATACCCAGAGTCTTCCAGTGACTGTGAAGTCTCCAGTTTTGCCTTCTGGGCATCATTTACAGATTCCAGCCCATGCTGAAGTGAAATCTGTACCAGCGTCATCATTGCCTCCTTCAGTGCAGCAAAAGATACTTGCAACTGCCACCACCAGTACCTCAGGAATGGTTGAGGCCTCCCAAATGCCAACCGTTATTTATGTATCTCCTGTAAATACAGTGAAAAATGTAGTTACCAAGAACTTTCAAAACATTTACCCAAAACCTGTTACAGAAATAGCAAAGCCGGTAATACTAAATACCACACAAATTCCAAAGAATGTTGCTACAGAGACACAATTGAAAGGTGGTCAGCATTCTCAAGCTGCTCCAGTGAAATGGATTTTCCAAGATAATCTACAGCCTTTTACGCCATCTCTTGTTCCTGTTAAGTCTTCAAATAATGTGgcttcaaagattttaaaaacttttgtagaTAGGAAAAATTTGGGAGATAATACTATAAATATGCCACCATTGAGTACCATCGATCCTAGTGGGACGCGATCCAAAAATATGCCTATTAAAGATAATGCTTTGGTTATGTTTAATGGGAAAGTCTATCTGTTGGCTAAAAAGGGGACAGATGTTCTGCCATCACAAATTGACCAACAGAATTCTGTTTCTCCTGATACTCCAATAAGAAAAGACACGTTACAGACAGTGAGTTCAAGTCCAGTCACAGAAATATCCAGAGAGGTTGTAAATATTGTTTTGGCTAAAAGTAAATCTTCCCAGATGGAGACAAAATCACTTTCCAATACCCAGCTTGCTTCCATGGCCAATCTAAGGGCAGAGAAGAATAAAGTGGAGAAACCATCTCCTTCTACCACAAATCCACATATGAACCAATCCAGTAACTACTtaaaacagagtaagactttatTCACAAATCCAATCTTTCCAGTTGGATTTAGTACAGGACACAATGCCCCCAGAAAAGTAACAACCGTCATTTATGCTAGAAAAGGAAATGTCCTCCAGAGCATAGAGAAAATAAGTTCCTCTGTTGATGCAACAACTGTTACTTCACAACAGTGTGTTTTCAGAGACCAAGAACCAAAG ATCCATAATGAGATGGCATCAACATCAGATAAAGGTGCCCAAAGAAGAAATGACAAGAGAGATTCTCAAGGAAGAAGTAATAAGGCATTACATCTGAAGAGTGATGctgaatttaaaaagatatttggcCTTACTAAAGATTTGAGAGTGTGCCTTACTCGAATTCCTGACCATTTGACCTCTGGAGAAGGTTTCCATTCCTTTAGCAGTTTGGTAAAGAGTGGTACTTACAAAGAGACAGAGTTTATggtgaaggaaggagagagaaaacag CAGAATtttgataagaaaagaaaagcaaaaactattAAGAAGATGGATcacataaagaagagaaaaacagagaatgcTTATAACGCAATCATAAATGGGGAAGCTAATGTCACCAGTTCCCAACCCCTAAGCAGTATTGTACCAACTTCAGATGTGTCACAACATAACATTCTCACGAGTCACagcaaaaccagacaagaaaAGAGAACTGAGATGGAATATTATACCCATGAGAAGCAAGAGAAAGGCACATTGAATTCAAATGCAGCTTATGAACAAAGtcatttcttcaataataattATACCGAAGATATTTTCCCAGTGACACCACCGGAGTTAGAAGAAACTATTCGagatgaaaaaataagaagaCTTAAGAAGGTgctgagagagaaagaagcagcTCTTGAAGAAATGCGTAAGAAGATGCACCAAAAATAA
- the LRIF1 gene encoding ligand-dependent nuclear receptor-interacting factor 1 isoform X2, which produces MYQVVQTIGSDGKNLLQLLPIPKSSGNLIPLVQSSVMSDALKGNTGKPVQVTFQTQISSSSTSASVQLPIFQPASSSNYFLTRTVDTSEKGRVTSVGTGNFSSSVSKVQSHGVKIDGLTMQTFAVPPSTQKDSSFIVVNTQSLPVTVKSPVLPSGHHLQIPAHAEVKSVPASSLPPSVQQKILATATTSTSGMVEASQMPTVIYVSPVNTVKNVVTKNFQNIYPKPVTEIAKPVILNTTQIPKNVATETQLKGGQHSQAAPVKWIFQDNLQPFTPSLVPVKSSNNVASKILKTFVDRKNLGDNTINMPPLSTIDPSGTRSKNMPIKDNALVMFNGKVYLLAKKGTDVLPSQIDQQNSVSPDTPIRKDTLQTVSSSPVTEISREVVNIVLAKSKSSQMETKSLSNTQLASMANLRAEKNKVEKPSPSTTNPHMNQSSNYLKQSKTLFTNPIFPVGFSTGHNAPRKVTTVIYARKGNVLQSIEKISSSVDATTVTSQQCVFRDQEPKIHNEMASTSDKGAQRRNDKRDSQGRSNKALHLKSDAEFKKIFGLTKDLRVCLTRIPDHLTSGEGFHSFSSLVKSGTYKETEFMVKEGERKQQNFDKKRKAKTIKKMDHIKKRKTENAYNAIINGEANVTSSQPLSSIVPTSDVSQHNILTSHSKTRQEKRTEMEYYTHEKQEKGTLNSNAAYEQSHFFNNNYTEDIFPVTPPELEETIRDEKIRRLKKVLREKEAALEEMRKKMHQK; this is translated from the exons ATGTACCAAGTAGTTCAGACGATTGGCTCGGATGGAAAAAATCTTCTGCAATTACTTCCAATTCCTAAGTCTTCTGGAAATCTTATACCACTAGTTCAATCTTCAGTCATGTCTGATGCTTTGAAAGGGAATACAGGAAAACCAGTTCAAGTTACTTTTCAGACTCAGATTTCCAGCTCTTCCACAAGTGCATCAGTTCAATTGCCCATTTTTCAGCCAGCCAGTTCTTCAAACTATTTTCTTACAAGAACAGTAGATACATCAGAAAAAGGTAGAGTTACTTCTGTGGGAACTGGAAATTTTTCTTCATCAGTTTCTAAAGTTCAGAGTCATGGTGTGAAAATTGATGGACTCACCATGCAAACATTTGCTGTTCCTCCCTCAACACAAAAAGACTCATCTTTTATTGTAGTTAATACCCAGAGTCTTCCAGTGACTGTGAAGTCTCCAGTTTTGCCTTCTGGGCATCATTTACAGATTCCAGCCCATGCTGAAGTGAAATCTGTACCAGCGTCATCATTGCCTCCTTCAGTGCAGCAAAAGATACTTGCAACTGCCACCACCAGTACCTCAGGAATGGTTGAGGCCTCCCAAATGCCAACCGTTATTTATGTATCTCCTGTAAATACAGTGAAAAATGTAGTTACCAAGAACTTTCAAAACATTTACCCAAAACCTGTTACAGAAATAGCAAAGCCGGTAATACTAAATACCACACAAATTCCAAAGAATGTTGCTACAGAGACACAATTGAAAGGTGGTCAGCATTCTCAAGCTGCTCCAGTGAAATGGATTTTCCAAGATAATCTACAGCCTTTTACGCCATCTCTTGTTCCTGTTAAGTCTTCAAATAATGTGgcttcaaagattttaaaaacttttgtagaTAGGAAAAATTTGGGAGATAATACTATAAATATGCCACCATTGAGTACCATCGATCCTAGTGGGACGCGATCCAAAAATATGCCTATTAAAGATAATGCTTTGGTTATGTTTAATGGGAAAGTCTATCTGTTGGCTAAAAAGGGGACAGATGTTCTGCCATCACAAATTGACCAACAGAATTCTGTTTCTCCTGATACTCCAATAAGAAAAGACACGTTACAGACAGTGAGTTCAAGTCCAGTCACAGAAATATCCAGAGAGGTTGTAAATATTGTTTTGGCTAAAAGTAAATCTTCCCAGATGGAGACAAAATCACTTTCCAATACCCAGCTTGCTTCCATGGCCAATCTAAGGGCAGAGAAGAATAAAGTGGAGAAACCATCTCCTTCTACCACAAATCCACATATGAACCAATCCAGTAACTACTtaaaacagagtaagactttatTCACAAATCCAATCTTTCCAGTTGGATTTAGTACAGGACACAATGCCCCCAGAAAAGTAACAACCGTCATTTATGCTAGAAAAGGAAATGTCCTCCAGAGCATAGAGAAAATAAGTTCCTCTGTTGATGCAACAACTGTTACTTCACAACAGTGTGTTTTCAGAGACCAAGAACCAAAG ATCCATAATGAGATGGCATCAACATCAGATAAAGGTGCCCAAAGAAGAAATGACAAGAGAGATTCTCAAGGAAGAAGTAATAAGGCATTACATCTGAAGAGTGATGctgaatttaaaaagatatttggcCTTACTAAAGATTTGAGAGTGTGCCTTACTCGAATTCCTGACCATTTGACCTCTGGAGAAGGTTTCCATTCCTTTAGCAGTTTGGTAAAGAGTGGTACTTACAAAGAGACAGAGTTTATggtgaaggaaggagagagaaaacag CAGAATtttgataagaaaagaaaagcaaaaactattAAGAAGATGGATcacataaagaagagaaaaacagagaatgcTTATAACGCAATCATAAATGGGGAAGCTAATGTCACCAGTTCCCAACCCCTAAGCAGTATTGTACCAACTTCAGATGTGTCACAACATAACATTCTCACGAGTCACagcaaaaccagacaagaaaAGAGAACTGAGATGGAATATTATACCCATGAGAAGCAAGAGAAAGGCACATTGAATTCAAATGCAGCTTATGAACAAAGtcatttcttcaataataattATACCGAAGATATTTTCCCAGTGACACCACCGGAGTTAGAAGAAACTATTCGagatgaaaaaataagaagaCTTAAGAAGGTgctgagagagaaagaagcagcTCTTGAAGAAATGCGTAAGAAGATGCACCAAAAATAA
- the LRIF1 gene encoding ligand-dependent nuclear receptor-interacting factor 1 isoform X4 codes for MASTSDKGAQRRNDKRDSQGRSNKALHLKSDAEFKKIFGLTKDLRVCLTRIPDHLTSGEGFHSFSSLVKSGTYKETEFMVKEGERKQQNFDKKRKAKTIKKMDHIKKRKTENAYNAIINGEANVTSSQPLSSIVPTSDVSQHNILTSHSKTRQEKRTEMEYYTHEKQEKGTLNSNAAYEQSHFFNNNYTEDIFPVTPPELEETIRDEKIRRLKKVLREKEAALEEMRKKMHQK; via the exons ATGGCATCAACATCAGATAAAGGTGCCCAAAGAAGAAATGACAAGAGAGATTCTCAAGGAAGAAGTAATAAGGCATTACATCTGAAGAGTGATGctgaatttaaaaagatatttggcCTTACTAAAGATTTGAGAGTGTGCCTTACTCGAATTCCTGACCATTTGACCTCTGGAGAAGGTTTCCATTCCTTTAGCAGTTTGGTAAAGAGTGGTACTTACAAAGAGACAGAGTTTATggtgaaggaaggagagagaaaacag CAGAATtttgataagaaaagaaaagcaaaaactattAAGAAGATGGATcacataaagaagagaaaaacagagaatgcTTATAACGCAATCATAAATGGGGAAGCTAATGTCACCAGTTCCCAACCCCTAAGCAGTATTGTACCAACTTCAGATGTGTCACAACATAACATTCTCACGAGTCACagcaaaaccagacaagaaaAGAGAACTGAGATGGAATATTATACCCATGAGAAGCAAGAGAAAGGCACATTGAATTCAAATGCAGCTTATGAACAAAGtcatttcttcaataataattATACCGAAGATATTTTCCCAGTGACACCACCGGAGTTAGAAGAAACTATTCGagatgaaaaaataagaagaCTTAAGAAGGTgctgagagagaaagaagcagcTCTTGAAGAAATGCGTAAGAAGATGCACCAAAAATAA